One genomic window of Cannabis sativa cultivar Pink pepper isolate KNU-18-1 chromosome 2, ASM2916894v1, whole genome shotgun sequence includes the following:
- the LOC133034657 gene encoding uncharacterized protein LOC133034657, with product MMETRASIKTLETQMEQLATQVEKQAQGNSPSTNDAKGKEQCKAISLRSGKKYDGPEMIQPVDEEIKVQTTPTQASSDKKITDSPTPPQQSPPISIDHHVKIPYPQRLRKTNLDKQFTKFLEVFKRLHINIPFAEALEQMPRYVKFMKEILSKKRKLEDYETVALTEECSAILQKKLPPKLKDPGSFNIPCSIGGSVETKALCDLGASINLMPLSVFKRLGLGKAKPTTVTLQLADRSLTHPRGIIEDVLVKVGKFIFPADFLILDMEEDSTIPIILGRPFLATGRALIDVQKGELKLRVQDEEVNFNVFAPTDIPTCCKIEMVKGSFVKADKKKTKPKERFRTIRRHWKRLMCGSSEGEFTLVRNSEINTIGGKFSSFSTRALLDEKGPPNPF from the coding sequence atgatggaaactagagcctctattaaaactctagaaactcaaatggaacaattggctactcaagtggaaaaacaagctcaaggaaattcGCCTAGCACTAATGatgcaaaaggaaaagagcaatgtaaagcaatttccttaAGGAGTGGAAAGAAATATGATGGGCCTGAGATGATACAACCAGTGGATGAAGAGATTAAAGTTCAAACAACACCAACTCAAGCATCATCAGATAAGAAGATTACTGATAGTCCAACACCACCACagcagtctccaccaatcagtattgatcatcatgtgaaaataccctatcctcagagactccgaaagaccaatctagacaagcagttcacaaaatttctagaggtctttaaaagactacacatcaacattccttttgctgaagccttggaacaaatgccccgttatgtgaagttcatgaaggagatattgtctaagaagagaaaattggaggactatgaaacagtggcattaactgaggagtgtagcgccattttgcaaaagaaactaccgcccaagcttaaagatccgggtagtttcaatattccatgctctatagggggttcggtggaaactaaagctctatgtgatctgggagcaagcattaatctaatgcccttgtctgtcttcaaaaggctaggattgggaaaagcaaagcccacaacagtgactttacaactagcggatcgttctttgactcatcctcgtgggataattgaagatgtactggtgaaggttggtaagtttatcttccctgctgatttcctaattcttgatatggaggaagattcaactattcccattattttgggaagaccattcttagccacaggccgagcattaatagatgttcaaaagggagagttaaagttgagagtgcaagatgaagaggtcaattttaatgtttttgccccaaccgacattcctacctgttgcaagattgagatggtgaagggttcttttgttaaagctgataagaagaaaacaaagcctaaagagcgatTTCGAACGATTCGGCGTcattggaaaagattgatgtgtggtagttctgaaggtgagtTTACTCTTGTGCGaaactctgaaatcaacacgattggtggtaaattttcttcatttagtacgagggctcttttggatgaaaagggtccgcccaaccccttctga